One Pirellulales bacterium DNA segment encodes these proteins:
- a CDS encoding PQQ-binding-like beta-propeller repeat protein, with the protein MYHHRLLVFFTVSVAAATHGLGASADWRQFRGNETTGEATAESLPTAWDDDGDGDGKIAWRTDLPGRGVSSPIVVGKLVIVTASSGFKQDRLHVLAFESETGRSAWERQFWATGRTLCHPSMAVAAPTPDSDGRRVVAFYSSNDLVCLDLDGNLLWLRGLGYDYPTAANDVGMASSPIIVDGTVVVQVENKGESFAAGIDIETGMSRWRLDRQQAMNWTSPALCQGNQGPLVLTPSRFTCPPAA; encoded by the coding sequence ATGTACCACCATCGCCTGCTCGTGTTTTTCACCGTCTCGGTCGCCGCGGCAACGCACGGACTTGGTGCATCGGCCGACTGGCGGCAATTCCGCGGCAACGAGACCACGGGCGAGGCCACCGCTGAATCGCTGCCAACTGCCTGGGACGACGACGGCGACGGCGACGGCAAGATCGCCTGGCGCACCGACTTGCCCGGCAGGGGCGTGTCGAGCCCCATCGTCGTCGGCAAGTTGGTGATCGTCACCGCGTCGAGCGGTTTCAAGCAAGACCGCTTGCACGTGTTGGCCTTCGAGTCTGAAACAGGCCGGAGCGCGTGGGAGCGGCAGTTTTGGGCCACGGGCCGCACGCTTTGCCATCCCAGCATGGCGGTCGCCGCGCCCACTCCGGACTCCGACGGCCGGCGGGTCGTCGCTTTCTATTCGTCGAACGATCTGGTCTGTCTCGACCTCGATGGCAACCTGCTCTGGCTCCGCGGACTCGGCTACGATTATCCCACCGCCGCCAACGACGTGGGGATGGCCTCCTCGCCGATCATTGTCGACGGCACGGTCGTGGTGCAAGTCGAGAACAAAGGCGAATCGTTCGCCGCAGGCATCGACATCGAGACCGGCATGAGCCGTTGGCGACTCGACCGCCAGCAGGCGATGAACTGGACTTCACCGGCCCTTTGCCAGGGCAACCAGGGACCCTTGGTCCTGACTCCAAGCAGGTTTACCTGCCCGCCGGCGGCCTGA
- a CDS encoding response regulator, with protein sequence MATMTTRGKEANRAELHRGRLRVAVADDEPEVLSTLAQMLEALGHDVAFAASTGRELVEHCLTGEVDLVMTDIRMPDMDGIEAAAVIYEKVHRPIILLSGHCDKELIERAEENHVFAYLMKPVTAMQLEPAIALATRRFEELQALQKEAADLRQALADRKLIERAKGLLMKHLNVDEQEAFRRLQKLASSKNKKLIEVAEMVLMAAEALNG encoded by the coding sequence ATGGCAACGATGACAACACGCGGCAAAGAGGCGAACCGTGCCGAGCTGCACCGCGGTCGTCTGCGAGTGGCGGTCGCCGACGACGAACCCGAGGTCCTCTCCACGCTGGCCCAAATGTTGGAAGCACTGGGGCACGACGTGGCTTTCGCCGCCTCCACCGGCCGCGAGTTGGTCGAGCATTGCCTGACGGGCGAGGTCGACCTGGTGATGACCGACATTCGCATGCCCGACATGGACGGCATCGAGGCGGCCGCGGTCATCTACGAGAAGGTCCATCGGCCGATCATTCTGTTGTCGGGGCACTGCGACAAGGAGCTCATCGAGCGGGCGGAAGAGAACCACGTGTTCGCCTACCTGATGAAGCCGGTGACGGCGATGCAACTCGAGCCCGCCATCGCCTTGGCCACCCGCCGCTTCGAAGAGTTGCAGGCGCTGCAAAAGGAAGCGGCCGACCTGCGGCAGGCGCTGGCCGACCGCAAGCTGATTGAACGGGCCAAGGGCCTATTGATGAAGCATCTCAACGTCGACGAGCAAGAGGCGTTTCGCCGGCTGCAAAAGTTGGCCAGCAGCAAGAACAAGAAGTTGATCGAGGTTGCCGAAATGGTATTGATGGCGGCCGAGGCGCTCAACGGTTGA